A genomic region of Dactylococcopsis salina PCC 8305 contains the following coding sequences:
- a CDS encoding DevA family ABC transporter ATP-binding protein: protein MKQNASIVVQELDHYFGSGKLQKQVLCNINLEIASGEIVIMTGPSGSGKTTLLTLIGGLRAAQRGRLQVVGHELSEAKEEALVRARRDNGYIFQAHNLHDSLTALENVQMGLEVHGRWRKEERHQQAATMLEKVGLGERLHYYPSDLSGGQKQRVAIARALVSHPKIVLADEPTAALDKKSGRDVVEIMYNLAKQQSCTILLVTHDNRILDIADRIIYMEDGRLSKAPS, encoded by the coding sequence ATGAAACAAAATGCTTCGATCGTTGTCCAAGAGCTTGATCATTATTTTGGCTCTGGAAAACTGCAAAAACAAGTTCTTTGCAACATTAACTTGGAAATTGCATCAGGAGAAATTGTCATTATGACAGGACCATCGGGTTCTGGAAAAACTACTCTCCTCACCCTTATCGGCGGTTTACGAGCGGCGCAGAGGGGTCGTTTACAAGTGGTCGGACATGAACTTTCTGAGGCGAAGGAAGAGGCGTTAGTCCGCGCCAGACGAGATAATGGGTATATTTTTCAAGCCCACAATTTACATGATAGTCTCACCGCTTTGGAAAATGTACAGATGGGGTTAGAAGTTCACGGGAGATGGCGCAAGGAGGAACGTCATCAGCAAGCCGCGACAATGCTAGAAAAGGTAGGATTAGGAGAGCGTCTTCATTATTATCCCAGTGATTTGTCTGGGGGACAAAAACAACGGGTTGCTATTGCGCGGGCGTTAGTCAGTCATCCTAAAATTGTTCTGGCTGATGAACCCACCGCAGCCCTGGATAAAAAATCGGGTCGTGATGTGGTGGAGATTATGTATAACTTAGCGAAACAACAGAGTTGCACCATCCTCTTAGTGACTCACGACAACCGCATTCTGGATATCGCCGATCGGATTATCTATATGGAAGATGGGCGACTATCAAAAGCTCCTTCGTGA
- a CDS encoding TetR/AcrR family transcriptional regulator: MSGDSFTLPKRERSQKMQAILEGALQVFMVQGYAATSMNRIAVAAGVSKSTLYSNFEDKKGLFLALIQELTYSSRQEVFNLLSQSDLQAPPEVVLRQIARLMLDSFQKNQPLLSFMRLVIGESERFPDVATTFVVQIQKPMLEQLTLYLASQTQLQLSDPEVGARVFAGSLVHYLIIQNLLGGEEVVPLERDRMIDGLVTLITGSVSKA, from the coding sequence ATGTCTGGAGATTCCTTTACCCTGCCCAAAAGAGAACGATCGCAAAAGATGCAAGCTATCTTAGAAGGGGCATTACAGGTGTTTATGGTGCAGGGATACGCGGCGACAAGTATGAATCGTATTGCTGTGGCGGCAGGAGTTTCCAAATCGACTTTGTATAGTAATTTTGAAGATAAAAAAGGGCTATTTTTAGCCCTCATTCAAGAATTAACTTATTCTAGTCGTCAAGAGGTTTTTAATTTACTGTCTCAGTCGGATTTACAAGCCCCTCCCGAAGTAGTCTTGCGACAGATTGCGCGACTCATGCTGGACAGTTTTCAAAAAAATCAGCCGTTGTTAAGTTTTATGCGATTGGTGATCGGAGAATCAGAGCGATTTCCTGATGTTGCGACAACATTTGTCGTACAAATTCAAAAGCCGATGTTAGAGCAGTTAACGCTTTATTTAGCCTCTCAAACGCAACTGCAACTCAGCGATCCAGAAGTGGGGGCGCGGGTTTTTGCAGGGTCTTTAGTGCATTATCTCATTATCCAAAACTTATTGGGTGGAGAAGAAGTTGTTCCCCTTGAGCGCGATCGCATGATTGATGGTTTAGTTACTCTAATTACAGGTTCAGTGTCAAAGGCTTAA
- a CDS encoding type II secretion system F family protein, which produces MATFVVEVQDAKGKRTKEKVEAKSPAQAQLSLRGKYPKIGRASKAGFDLDLDLSIIEEKLSGVGVKDKAIFSRQFAAMVNAGVGIVRCLGVLSEQTENPKMRKALKAISSEVQQGVNLSDAMSKHPECFDQLYVSMVEAGEAGGVLDEVLNRIAKLLEDMARLQGQIKSAMAYPVTVGLFAFVVFIGMTVFLIPVFAGIFQGLGIELPALTQFMLDLSALLRSPRVLIPIGIVAGGFIGFKQYYKTPMGRLQIDKLMLKIPVLGDLTEKNAVARFCRIFGALTRSGVPILSTLDISRDTAGNKVYANAIEASKQEVQQGGMISLALQREGAFPPLAIQMMSIGEETGELDAMMMKVADFYEDEVEQAVKALTSLIEPLMMVGVAGMVGVILLSMYLPMFKIFDELG; this is translated from the coding sequence ATGGCAACTTTTGTGGTTGAAGTTCAAGACGCAAAGGGAAAGCGGACTAAGGAAAAGGTAGAGGCGAAGTCGCCTGCACAAGCACAGTTATCATTGCGGGGGAAATATCCCAAAATTGGTCGCGCCAGCAAAGCAGGATTTGATCTCGATCTGGATTTATCCATTATTGAGGAAAAGTTATCTGGGGTTGGGGTGAAGGATAAGGCGATTTTCTCCCGTCAGTTTGCGGCGATGGTGAATGCTGGTGTGGGAATTGTACGCTGTTTAGGGGTACTGTCGGAACAGACGGAAAATCCCAAAATGCGTAAGGCGCTGAAAGCAATTAGTTCGGAAGTGCAACAGGGGGTTAATCTTTCTGATGCTATGAGTAAACATCCTGAATGCTTTGATCAGTTATATGTGAGTATGGTTGAGGCGGGAGAAGCAGGTGGGGTACTGGATGAGGTGCTAAACCGTATCGCTAAGTTATTGGAAGATATGGCGCGGTTACAGGGACAGATTAAATCGGCGATGGCTTATCCTGTCACGGTGGGTTTATTTGCGTTTGTGGTGTTTATTGGGATGACGGTGTTTCTGATTCCTGTGTTTGCTGGGATTTTTCAGGGGTTGGGAATTGAATTACCCGCGTTAACTCAGTTTATGCTCGATCTCAGTGCTTTGCTGCGAAGTCCGAGGGTTTTAATTCCGATTGGGATTGTTGCTGGTGGATTTATTGGGTTTAAGCAATACTACAAAACTCCGATGGGACGCTTGCAAATTGATAAGTTGATGTTGAAGATTCCTGTGTTGGGAGACTTGACGGAGAAAAATGCGGTGGCGCGGTTCTGTCGGATTTTTGGGGCGCTGACTCGATCGGGCGTTCCGATTTTAAGCACTTTAGATATTTCTCGTGATACGGCGGGAAATAAGGTCTATGCGAACGCGATCGAAGCCTCTAAACAGGAAGTTCAACAAGGGGGAATGATTAGTCTGGCGTTACAACGAGAAGGCGCATTTCCCCCGCTTGCGATTCAAATGATGAGCATTGGGGAGGAAACTGGAGAACTCGATGCGATGATGATGAAAGTGGCGGATTTTTATGAAGATGAGGTAGAACAAGCGGTAAAAGCACTCACCAGTTTAATTGAACCTTTAATGATGGTGGGTGTTGCGGGAATGGTGGGAGTAATTCTCTTGTCCATGTATTTACCAATGTTCAAAATCTTTGATGAACTGGGATAA
- the dacB gene encoding D-alanyl-D-alanine carboxypeptidase/D-alanyl-D-alanine endopeptidase translates to MNNKFVIPRKLFPILLIKIIFFPLLLVTPSVKAATEEFCPEALPQKLDRLITASEKESRWGILIQPLLSERILYQRNAEKLFIPASNVKLFTSAIALNQLHPEFRIITPVYTEGDSPHLQKLQIIGQGDPSLRTSDLEKLAATLSKNNVSSIETLVLQSGYFSQPRINSTWEWEDVYAAYGTGVNDFILDENAVTLTLRPQSIGKAVIADWNNNIAAAQWNLNNQATTAPVNTDYRIQLQGKLGTSQLNLTGKLPQNIKTDVWQLAIPQPDRYFRDTLLNALAERGITVNQVQFSDSEIRIPPNPSIIGGNNHVSFISPPLKELIVEINQNSNNLYAEALLKTLIARSGEEIITEELTRFGIPPNHYQLVDGSGLSRRNLVTPSAIVQLLKTMSNGENAATFRSSLAVAGINGTLKNRLQSTILQGNLQAKTGTLTGISARSGYVNPPNYQPLVFSILLNHSQVSPSQQRDMIDRILLLLSRLKTCQDRSRLGGGNETQQQYSLFVIRYLFTGHWSLVTGRRSMERLYIGY, encoded by the coding sequence ATGAATAATAAATTTGTAATTCCGAGAAAACTTTTCCCTATTTTATTGATTAAAATTATCTTTTTTCCTTTACTTTTAGTTACCCCTTCAGTCAAAGCAGCAACTGAGGAATTTTGTCCAGAAGCATTACCGCAAAAGCTCGATCGATTGATTACTGCTTCAGAAAAAGAATCGCGTTGGGGAATTTTGATTCAACCATTGTTATCGGAAAGAATCTTATATCAAAGAAATGCAGAAAAGTTGTTTATTCCCGCTTCTAATGTTAAACTTTTTACCAGCGCGATCGCGCTCAATCAACTTCATCCTGAGTTTAGAATCATTACCCCTGTTTATACTGAAGGCGATTCTCCTCACCTTCAGAAATTACAAATTATTGGACAAGGTGATCCCAGTTTAAGAACAAGTGATTTAGAAAAACTGGCAGCAACTTTAAGCAAAAATAATGTTAGCTCGATCGAAACCCTTGTTTTACAAAGTGGATATTTTTCCCAACCAAGAATTAATTCAACTTGGGAATGGGAAGATGTTTATGCCGCTTATGGAACAGGAGTTAATGATTTTATTTTAGATGAAAATGCAGTCACTTTAACCTTACGTCCCCAAAGTATTGGAAAAGCAGTAATTGCAGATTGGAATAATAATATTGCAGCCGCCCAATGGAACTTAAATAACCAAGCAACCACCGCACCCGTAAACACAGATTATCGCATCCAATTACAAGGAAAACTGGGAACATCACAACTAAATTTAACGGGAAAACTCCCTCAAAACATTAAGACAGATGTTTGGCAATTAGCGATTCCTCAACCCGATCGATATTTTCGAGATACGTTATTAAATGCGTTAGCTGAGAGAGGAATTACTGTTAATCAAGTTCAATTTTCTGATTCGGAAATAAGAATCCCCCCTAACCCCTCGATCATCGGGGGGAATAATCATGTAAGTTTTATTTCTCCTCCTCTCAAGGAGTTGATTGTAGAAATTAATCAAAATAGTAATAATTTATATGCAGAAGCCTTATTAAAAACCCTGATTGCTAGAAGCGGAGAGGAGATCATTACAGAAGAATTAACGCGATTCGGGATTCCTCCCAATCATTATCAATTGGTTGATGGATCAGGACTTTCTCGACGAAATTTAGTTACTCCCAGCGCGATCGTGCAATTATTAAAAACCATGTCAAACGGTGAAAATGCAGCAACTTTTCGATCGTCTCTCGCCGTCGCTGGAATTAATGGAACATTAAAAAATCGTTTGCAATCAACTATTTTACAGGGAAACTTACAAGCAAAAACGGGAACTTTGACGGGAATTTCTGCTCGATCGGGTTATGTTAATCCCCCCAATTATCAGCCTTTAGTTTTTAGTATTCTTTTAAATCATTCTCAAGTTTCACCCTCACAACAAAGAGACATGATCGATCGAATTTTATTACTTTTATCGCGCCTTAAAACCTGTCAAGACAGAAGTAGGTTGGGTGGAGGTAACGAAACCCAACAACAATATTCGTTATTCGTTATTCGTTATTTGTTCACTGGTCACTGGTCACTGGTCACTGGGAGACGTTCCATGGAACGTCTCTACATTGGTTACTGA
- the ald gene encoding alanine dehydrogenase, with product MEIGVPKETKDQEYRVGLTPSSVRSLCEQKHQVFVETQAGVGAGLKDEDYQQAGATIVTEAKQAWNRELVVKVKEPLPDEYIYLEKGQLLFTYLHLAADRVLTEALINSGITAIAYETVELPNGKLPLLNPMSIIAGRLSVQFGAHHLERQQGGRGVLLGGFPGVRSGRVVILGGGVVGTEAARIAVGIGAQVQILDVNVERLGELENLFGSRVELLYSNSSQIETVVPDADLLIGAVLTTGKRAPKLVTRELVQQMRPGSVIVDVAVDQGGCVETLQVTSHSHPTYVEEGVVHFGVPNMPGAVPWTATQALNNSTLPYVIQLANKGLTALEENPILAKGLNVQNQQLIHPAVKEAFDL from the coding sequence ATGGAAATTGGCGTTCCCAAAGAAACAAAAGATCAAGAGTATCGCGTTGGGTTAACTCCTAGTAGTGTTCGCAGTTTATGTGAACAAAAGCATCAAGTATTTGTAGAAACCCAAGCTGGGGTAGGAGCAGGGCTAAAAGATGAGGACTATCAACAAGCAGGGGCAACGATCGTCACAGAAGCCAAACAAGCCTGGAACCGAGAATTGGTGGTAAAAGTCAAAGAACCCCTTCCCGATGAATACATCTATTTAGAAAAAGGTCAACTCTTATTTACATATCTTCATCTTGCCGCCGATCGCGTTCTTACCGAGGCGCTGATCAATTCTGGAATTACCGCCATTGCTTACGAAACCGTTGAACTCCCCAACGGAAAACTCCCTCTTCTCAACCCCATGAGTATCATTGCGGGACGCTTATCCGTGCAATTTGGCGCTCATCACCTAGAAAGACAACAAGGGGGACGTGGCGTATTATTAGGAGGCTTTCCTGGGGTAAGATCAGGGCGTGTCGTCATCCTCGGCGGTGGGGTTGTCGGAACAGAAGCAGCGCGAATCGCGGTGGGAATTGGCGCACAGGTGCAGATTTTAGACGTGAATGTGGAACGTTTAGGAGAACTAGAAAACCTCTTTGGTTCACGGGTGGAACTCCTTTACAGTAATTCCTCCCAAATTGAAACCGTTGTTCCCGATGCTGATTTACTCATTGGGGCGGTTTTAACCACGGGAAAACGCGCGCCAAAATTGGTGACACGGGAGTTAGTGCAACAAATGCGTCCTGGAAGCGTAATTGTTGATGTTGCGGTTGATCAAGGGGGTTGTGTGGAAACTTTGCAAGTGACTTCCCACAGTCATCCCACTTATGTAGAAGAAGGAGTCGTTCATTTTGGCGTTCCCAATATGCCTGGGGCTGTTCCTTGGACAGCGACTCAGGCGCTTAACAATAGTACGCTTCCTTATGTGATTCAACTGGCAAATAAGGGGTTAACCGCATTAGAAGAAAACCCAATTCTTGCTAAGGGGTTAAATGTTCAGAATCAACAATTAATTCATCCTGCGGTCAAAGAAGCCTTTGATCTATAA
- a CDS encoding ABC exporter membrane fusion protein, giving the protein MNSKVVINQPRRWIAIVATVGVIGVISFQSLSRDQPQQAAPETELTPEPATVTALGRLEPEGEMIRVTAATSAQESRIQALLVEEGDRVQPGQIIAVLANQDTLEATLASAKEQVRIAKARLAQVKAGAKTGELEAQRAEISRLKAEKAGVIASQKATIRRLEAEMENARMEYQRYESLYQQGAISASERDARELTFITTRQQVQVAKSELARLKSTSDEKIQQAKATLEQLAEVRTVDLEFAEAEVVAATTAVREAQTRLEKAYVRSPQEGQIIKIHTRSGETIDSEGIVTLGETQQMIAIAEVYQSDIPAIKVGQPVTITSPVIEEKLQGTVARIGLQVERQQVVDIDPAANTDAKVIEVSIQLDSASREKVAGLSNLQVTVKIITE; this is encoded by the coding sequence ATGAATAGCAAAGTAGTAATTAACCAACCGCGACGTTGGATCGCGATCGTGGCGACAGTAGGAGTAATCGGTGTCATCAGTTTCCAAAGCCTGTCAAGGGATCAACCCCAGCAAGCAGCCCCTGAAACAGAGTTAACCCCAGAACCTGCCACAGTGACCGCTTTAGGGCGACTGGAACCAGAAGGAGAAATGATTCGTGTTACCGCCGCCACATCCGCCCAAGAAAGCCGTATTCAGGCGTTATTGGTGGAAGAAGGCGATCGGGTTCAACCTGGACAAATCATTGCAGTGTTGGCTAACCAAGACACCCTAGAAGCCACTCTCGCCAGCGCCAAAGAGCAAGTTCGCATTGCCAAAGCGCGACTCGCCCAAGTGAAAGCAGGGGCGAAAACTGGCGAATTAGAGGCGCAACGAGCCGAAATTTCTCGCCTGAAAGCGGAAAAAGCAGGAGTGATCGCCAGTCAAAAAGCCACCATTAGACGCTTAGAAGCGGAAATGGAAAACGCCCGCATGGAATACCAGCGCTATGAATCGTTATATCAGCAAGGAGCAATTTCCGCCTCAGAAAGAGATGCACGGGAACTCACCTTCATCACCACTCGCCAACAAGTTCAGGTAGCAAAATCGGAACTAGCGCGGTTAAAAAGTACCAGTGATGAAAAAATTCAACAGGCGAAAGCTACTCTAGAACAACTGGCGGAAGTTCGCACTGTTGATCTCGAATTTGCCGAAGCCGAAGTCGTCGCCGCCACCACTGCGGTGAGAGAAGCCCAGACTCGCCTAGAAAAAGCCTATGTGCGATCGCCGCAAGAGGGACAGATCATTAAAATTCACACTCGATCGGGGGAAACCATTGACAGTGAAGGCATTGTTACCCTTGGCGAAACCCAGCAAATGATCGCGATCGCAGAAGTCTATCAAAGCGATATCCCAGCGATTAAAGTAGGTCAACCTGTCACCATTACCTCTCCTGTCATTGAGGAAAAATTACAAGGAACAGTAGCGCGGATTGGCTTACAAGTGGAACGACAACAAGTAGTTGATATAGACCCCGCGGCGAATACCGATGCCAAAGTGATCGAAGTTTCGATTCAGCTAGATTCCGCATCCCGTGAGAAAGTGGCGGGGTTAAGCAATTTACAAGTCACCGTCAAGATTATCACTGAATAG
- a CDS encoding type IV pilus twitching motility protein PilT, with the protein MELMIEDLMEQLVEKGGSDMHIQAGAPVYFRYSGKLQPVGDEPLTPQETQRLIFSMLNNSQRKQLEQNWELDCSYGVKGLARFRVNVYKERGCYAACLRALSSKIPNYEKLGLPDVVKEMAGYPRGLILVTGPTGSGKTTTLAAILDMINRTRHEHVLTVEDPIEYVFPNEKCLFHQRQKGEDTKSFANALKAALREDPDIILVGELRDLETISLAVTAAETGHLVFGTLHTSSAGGTVDRMVDVFPAEQQEQIRAQLSGSLVAVFSQCLPKKQNPKPGEFGRVLAQEIMVVTPAIANQIREGKTSQIYSSIQTGMKLGMQTMEQSLAYWVNQGAISMEEAISKSSKPDELDRLTAGSVAKNSKTQAKTKR; encoded by the coding sequence ATGGAATTAATGATCGAAGACTTGATGGAACAATTAGTGGAAAAAGGCGGTTCTGATATGCACATTCAAGCGGGTGCGCCTGTCTATTTCCGCTACAGTGGAAAACTGCAACCCGTTGGAGATGAACCCCTAACGCCACAAGAAACACAGCGACTAATTTTTAGTATGCTCAATAACAGTCAACGGAAACAATTAGAGCAAAATTGGGAATTAGACTGTTCTTATGGGGTAAAAGGTTTGGCGCGGTTTCGAGTTAATGTTTATAAAGAGCGCGGTTGCTATGCGGCTTGTTTACGAGCCTTATCCTCGAAAATTCCTAACTATGAAAAATTAGGACTGCCAGATGTGGTGAAAGAAATGGCAGGTTATCCCAGAGGATTAATTCTGGTGACAGGACCCACTGGTTCGGGAAAAACCACAACTCTAGCCGCGATTTTAGACATGATTAATCGCACTCGCCACGAGCACGTTTTAACGGTAGAAGACCCCATCGAGTATGTTTTTCCGAACGAAAAATGTCTGTTTCACCAACGACAAAAAGGAGAAGATACAAAAAGTTTTGCCAATGCTTTAAAAGCTGCTTTACGGGAAGACCCAGATATTATTCTGGTGGGAGAATTACGAGATTTAGAAACCATTTCGTTAGCGGTAACCGCAGCGGAAACGGGTCACTTAGTTTTTGGAACATTACACACCAGTTCCGCCGGTGGAACGGTTGACCGCATGGTAGATGTGTTTCCCGCCGAACAACAAGAGCAAATTCGAGCGCAACTTTCGGGTTCATTAGTCGCAGTGTTTAGTCAGTGTTTACCGAAAAAGCAAAATCCGAAACCTGGGGAATTCGGACGAGTGCTGGCGCAGGAAATTATGGTGGTGACTCCTGCTATTGCCAACCAAATTCGAGAGGGAAAAACTTCACAGATTTATTCTTCGATTCAAACGGGAATGAAACTGGGAATGCAAACGATGGAACAGTCTTTGGCGTATTGGGTGAATCAAGGGGCAATTTCTATGGAAGAAGCCATCTCCAAAAGTAGTAAACCCGATGAGTTAGATCGTCTCACCGCAGGTTCAGTAGCGAAAAACAGCAAAACTCAAGCGAAGACAAAACGTTAA
- a CDS encoding GspE/PulE family protein, with protein sequence MTYSSSAKKRQRALTTLRDSSPFGSKLIQAGYADSKQIQEARQEVSQSEGKRSFTEALQSVTGKELPPELYRQYKKHHLFELKIYYGVESLDPEVTNLDQYPIKELIDDVIPVDMCRRYKLLPLDKKDTRPPSLLVGMVNPDQLDAQDNLMRILRPKQLKLQRIVMTLEDYQRIIGEYLDEQSAQEEEQAADEQLDVTKDLANLDVDGLEEVNDEAEADLEKSLGDAQAAPIINVVNRILIKALRDGASDIHIEPQEEYIRVRMRRDGVLQKAFDNLPIKIAPAIAARFKIIADLDIAERRMPQDGKIRRRYQGRNVDFRMSTLPSRYGEKVVLRILDNSATQLGLDKLITDAESLEVVREMASRPFGLILVTGPTGSGKSTTLYSILAERNDPGVNISTAEDPIEYSLPGITQVQVIREKGMDFASILRSFLRQDPDVILVGETRDKETAKTAIEAALTGHLVLTTLHTNDAAGAIARLDEMGVEPFMISGSLIGVLAQRLMRRVCSECRIPYNPTQEELARFGLSATKEEEITFHKANCLQPEEIEEARKKGKLCSKCGGNGYKGRAGVYEIMQMTETLQTLINEGAPTERIKEAGVEEGMKTLLAYSLNLVREGYTTLEEVERVTFTDSGVEAEMKAKRKSSLTCSTCGAELQQEWLDCPYCLTPRFQD encoded by the coding sequence ATGACGTATTCTTCATCTGCAAAAAAACGTCAAAGAGCCCTGACCACCCTACGTGACTCCTCGCCGTTTGGAAGTAAATTAATTCAAGCGGGTTACGCGGATAGTAAACAAATCCAAGAAGCCAGACAAGAGGTTTCCCAATCAGAAGGAAAACGATCGTTTACTGAAGCGTTGCAATCGGTTACTGGCAAGGAATTACCGCCAGAACTTTATCGTCAATATAAAAAGCATCATCTGTTTGAACTCAAAATTTATTATGGCGTTGAGTCCCTCGATCCAGAAGTAACGAACTTAGATCAGTATCCCATTAAGGAATTGATTGACGATGTAATTCCTGTGGATATGTGTCGCCGCTATAAGTTACTCCCTTTAGATAAGAAAGATACTCGCCCCCCTTCTCTATTGGTGGGAATGGTGAATCCTGATCAATTGGATGCTCAAGATAATCTAATGCGGATTTTGCGTCCGAAACAGTTAAAACTGCAGCGCATTGTAATGACGTTGGAGGATTATCAACGGATCATTGGTGAATACCTAGATGAACAATCTGCTCAAGAGGAAGAACAAGCCGCAGATGAACAGTTAGATGTGACTAAAGACCTCGCTAATCTGGATGTGGATGGGTTAGAAGAAGTTAATGACGAAGCTGAGGCAGATTTAGAAAAGTCTTTGGGGGATGCTCAAGCCGCACCGATTATTAATGTGGTGAATCGGATTTTAATTAAGGCGCTTCGGGATGGTGCTTCTGATATTCATATTGAACCCCAAGAAGAGTATATTCGGGTGCGGATGCGTCGAGATGGGGTGCTACAAAAAGCCTTTGATAATCTCCCGATTAAAATTGCCCCTGCGATCGCGGCGCGTTTTAAGATTATAGCGGACTTGGATATTGCAGAACGCAGAATGCCTCAAGACGGGAAAATTCGTCGGCGGTATCAAGGGCGAAATGTGGATTTTCGGATGAGTACCTTACCGAGTCGCTATGGGGAGAAAGTGGTACTACGGATTTTGGATAATAGTGCCACACAGTTGGGATTAGACAAACTGATTACTGATGCAGAAAGTCTAGAAGTGGTTAGGGAAATGGCAAGTCGTCCTTTTGGCTTGATTTTAGTGACGGGACCCACTGGCTCAGGGAAATCAACGACACTCTATTCGATTCTCGCCGAACGCAATGACCCAGGGGTAAATATTAGCACCGCCGAAGACCCGATCGAGTATTCTTTACCTGGAATTACCCAAGTGCAGGTGATTCGGGAAAAAGGCATGGATTTCGCGTCGATTTTACGATCGTTTCTCCGTCAAGACCCGGACGTGATTCTGGTGGGGGAAACGCGAGATAAAGAAACGGCAAAAACTGCGATCGAGGCTGCCTTAACAGGACACTTAGTTTTAACCACCTTACACACCAACGATGCTGCTGGCGCGATCGCGCGGTTAGACGAAATGGGAGTCGAACCCTTTATGATTTCAGGCTCATTAATCGGTGTTCTCGCTCAACGTTTAATGCGTCGAGTGTGCAGTGAGTGTCGCATCCCTTATAATCCCACGCAAGAGGAACTCGCTCGTTTTGGCTTATCCGCAACTAAAGAAGAAGAAATCACCTTTCATAAAGCCAACTGTCTGCAACCCGAAGAAATAGAAGAAGCTCGCAAAAAAGGAAAACTCTGTTCTAAATGTGGTGGTAACGGTTACAAAGGACGGGCTGGGGTTTATGAAATCATGCAAATGACCGAAACCCTACAAACCCTAATTAATGAAGGCGCACCCACCGAACGCATCAAAGAAGCAGGGGTAGAAGAAGGCATGAAAACGCTTCTTGCTTATAGTTTAAATCTGGTTCGAGAAGGTTATACCACCCTCGAAGAAGTGGAACGAGTGACCTTTACCGATTCTGGAGTCGAAGCAGAAATGAAGGCAAAACGGAAAAGCTCTCTCACTTGTAGCACTTGCGGGGCGGAATTACAACAAGAATGGCTGGATTGTCCTTATTGTTTAACCCCTCGTTTCCAAGACTAA
- the devC gene encoding ABC transporter permease DevC: MFSPFQILRERTPIGFLQLKRDPMRLLTAIAGITFADILIFMQLGFADALYKSNTQYPRALQADLVILSTEAKNFGQLGTFTRRRLDQALDVPSVIAADPMYLGSIQWQNPQTREKASMLVVGQTPERPMLDLPEINEQLDTLRLPDTVLFDRASRGNYQELIALLEQGKPITTEIRSETVTIRGLFTVGASFADDGALITSDQNFLRLFPRREAGTVSIGLIEMAAEANPEAVKLALEERLPQDVQVFTHPEYVEFELNDIQSESPIGFVFGLGSVMGFIVGMVIVYQVLSTDVNSHLGEYATFRAMGYRNRYLLMIVFEEALILSVLGFIPGTVIALGAYQLTAAATALPIVGSVSRGAIVFFLTFLMCVGSGAIATRRLQAADPADIF, encoded by the coding sequence ATGTTTAGTCCTTTCCAAATTTTGCGAGAACGAACGCCCATCGGATTTTTACAACTGAAGCGTGACCCCATGCGATTATTGACCGCGATCGCGGGAATCACCTTTGCTGATATTCTAATTTTTATGCAACTAGGTTTTGCAGACGCGCTTTACAAAAGCAATACCCAATATCCTCGCGCCCTTCAAGCCGATTTAGTCATTCTCAGCACGGAAGCCAAGAATTTTGGACAGTTAGGGACATTTACCCGACGGCGACTTGATCAAGCCCTTGATGTGCCGAGTGTGATTGCGGCTGATCCCATGTATTTGGGATCAATTCAGTGGCAAAATCCGCAAACCAGGGAAAAAGCCTCAATGTTGGTGGTGGGTCAAACCCCCGAAAGACCTATGTTAGACTTACCCGAAATCAACGAACAACTGGACACCCTTCGCCTACCCGATACCGTGTTATTCGATCGCGCCTCTAGAGGAAATTATCAAGAACTAATTGCGTTGCTAGAACAGGGAAAGCCCATCACAACAGAAATTCGCTCCGAAACCGTAACCATTAGAGGGTTGTTTACTGTGGGTGCATCTTTTGCTGATGATGGGGCGTTGATTACCAGCGATCAAAATTTTCTGCGGTTGTTTCCCAGACGAGAAGCGGGAACGGTTAGCATCGGATTGATTGAGATGGCAGCAGAGGCTAATCCAGAAGCGGTGAAACTTGCCTTAGAAGAACGTTTACCGCAAGATGTTCAAGTGTTTACTCATCCCGAATATGTGGAGTTTGAATTGAATGATATTCAGTCAGAGTCTCCCATTGGCTTTGTGTTTGGGTTGGGGTCAGTGATGGGGTTTATTGTTGGGATGGTGATTGTTTATCAGGTGTTATCCACTGATGTAAATAGCCATCTTGGAGAGTACGCCACATTTCGAGCGATGGGTTATCGCAATCGGTATTTATTGATGATTGTCTTTGAAGAGGCTTTAATTTTGTCTGTTTTGGGGTTTATTCCTGGGACGGTGATCGCTTTGGGTGCTTATCAACTTACAGCAGCGGCGACGGCGCTTCCGATTGTAGGCTCTGTTAGTCGGGGGGCGATTGTGTTTTTTCTTACGTTTCTAATGTGCGTTGGTTCAGGCGCGATCGCGACACGACGACTACAAGCGGCCGATCCTGCCGATATTTTCTAG